The Ornithinimicrobium faecis region CGCGACGCCGGGCCTGGCCACGAACCCCGAGCGGGTCACGAATCGCAACGAGGTGATCACCCTGCTGGAGTCGACCTTCGCTGACATCGACCAGGTCGACCTGCTCACCCGTCTCGACACGATCGGCATCCCCGCGGGTCGGGTGCGTGACTTCCAGGAGGTCTATGAGTGGGATCAGACCCGCTCCCAGGGGCTGCTCATCGAGGTGGAGCACCCCACCCTGGGCCCGGTCGAGCTGCCCGGTCCGCCGCTGCGCTTCTTTGACGTCGACGGCGCCGAGACGACCGTGACCGGGCAGGGCAGCCCACCGCTGCTCGATGAGCATGGTGATCAGATCCGCCACTGGCTGGCGCAGGGTTAAGCGGCGTTGATGCCCCGCCTCCCCGCCCTCGAGGTCCTCGCCACCGTGCTGGACCAGGACTCCTTCATCTCCTGGGACCAACCCGTCGAACAACCAAATGCCACAGCGGAGTATGCCGCTCAGCTGGCTCGCGCACGCGAGCGCACTAGTCTTGATGAGGCTGTCGTCACGGGCGAGGGTCGCCTGGCAGGTCGCCGGGTCGCGGCGGTCGCCTCGGAGTTCGGATTCCTCGCCGGCTCGATCGGGTCGGCGGCCGGCGAACGGCTCACCCAGGCGTTCGAGCGGGCCACGCTCGAGGGCCTGCCTATGCTCGCCTCCCCCTCCTCGGGTGGCACCCGGATGCAGGAGGGCACGTCCGCCTTCATCCAGATGGTCAAGATCGGCCAGGCCGTCGCCGCCCACCGACGGGCCGGCCTGCCCTACCTGGTCTATCTGCGCGACCCCACCACGGGAGGTGTCCTGGCCTCGTGGGGCTCCCTGGGCCACCTGACGGTCGCGGAGCCCGGTGCCCTCATCGGCTTCCTGGGCCCGCGCGTGCGCGAGGTCATCCTCGGCACTCCGTTCCCCGAGGGGGTGCAGACAGCGGAGAACCTGACGCGGCGCGGCGTCATCGACGGCGTGGTCCCCCTCGAGGGCCTGCGCGAGACCGCGATTGGTGCCCTGGAGGTGCTCACCTCTGCGCAAGAACCACCCGGGGAGCACGTCGCCGACACGGTGGTGACGGACCGCCCAGCCTGGTCCTCGGTCGAGGCCACCCGGCGCAGTGACCGCCCCGGCCTGCGCGAGCTGCTCCAGCACGGCGCCACCAGGTTCATCGCGCTGCGGGGCACCGGGTCGGGCGAGTCCGACCTCACGGTGATCCTGGGGCTGGCCCGCCTCGCGGGTGTCTCGTGTGTCCTGGTCGGTCAGGACCGCCGGGCACAGCAGGACGATTATCTCGGACCGGCGGCCCTACGGGTTGCCCAGCGCGGTTTCGCCCTGGCCGAGGAGCTCGACCTGCCACTGGTCACCGTCATCGACACCCCCGGCGCCGACCTGTCGACCGAGGCCGAGCACGGCGGCATGGCCGGTGAGATCGCCCGCTGCCTGGCCAAGCTCGCCACCGTCGAGGTCCCTGTCGTCTCAGTCATCCTCGGTGAGGGCACCGGCGGCGGCGCCCTGGCCCTGATGCCCGCTGACCGCACGGTCTGCGCCGAGAACGGGTGGATCGCTCCCCTGCCCCCCGAGGGCGCGAGTGCGATCGTCCACCGCGACAGCTCCCAGGCCGCCCAGATGGCCGAGGCCCACCACATCCGGGCCGTCGACCTGCTCGCGCTGGGTGCCGTCGACGAGATCGTGCCGGAGCGCCCCGACGCGGCCGACGAGCCGGAGGCCTTCTGCCAACGGATCCTCGTGGCTACCGCGAGCCACCTGGGCGAGTTGCTCTCCCAGACCCACGAGGCCCGCATGGCCGCCCGCCACAACCGTTACCGACGGATGAGGTGACAGACCTGCCAGCTCAACCAGAGGGCTCCAACCCAGATGACTTCAACCCAGACAACCTCAACGCAGACGACTTCAACGCAAACAAAACCAACCCGATAGTGCTCAATCACGGAGGAAGATCATGATCACGACACGATCCCGCGCCCTCACCGCCGCTCTCGCCCTGGCGACGATGATCGGCATCAGTGCCTGCGCACCCGGCTCCGGCGACGACACGGACAACGGGGGTGACGGCGGCGGTGGTGCAGACACTGGCAACAGCAGTGCTGACGCCGGTGCCGCCGCCGAGGAGTGCACCGACGTCGAGATGAGGCTCTCGCACCAGTGGCCCGAGCCGACCGGTGACGACGGCGACTTCCGCGCGATGGTTGCCCAGAAGTTCGCGGAGGAGGTTGAGGCCGCCACCGACGGCAGTGTCAAGGTGACCGTCTATCCCAACAGCACCCTGTCGTCGGCCACCGAGCAATATGACGCCATGATGGCCGGCTCGATCGACGCCTCCGTCTTCCCGCTCGACTATGCCTCCGGCCGGGTGCCGCAGTGGTCGATCACCCTGATGCCAGCCATGGTGCAGAGCCACGAGGAGGCCCAGGCCTGGGACCAGGCAGAGATCGGGCAGGCCGTGCGCGACAACATGCACGAGAACGGCCTGACCTTGCTGACCAACGTCTGGAACGCCGGTGCCATCGGCGTGAAGGGCGACCCCGTCCTGGTCCCGGAGGACATCCCGGGAGGCATGACCATGCGGGCCGCGGGCTCCTATGTCGAGCACATGCTCGAGGCCGCTGGCGCGGGCATCACGTCCCTGCCCAGCTCGGAGATCTACACCGCCATGCAGACCGGCGTCCTGGACGCGGCTGTGACCTCCACCGGTTCCTTCGCGTCCTATCACCTCCAGGAGCAGGTGACGTCCTACACCTCACCGACGACGCACACGTTCTGGTTCATGTATGAGCCGCTCGTGATGACCAACGAGGCCTTCGGCAAGCTGTGCGCCGACCAGCAGGCGGCGGTGACCGAGGTCGGCGAGGGCCTGCAGGAGTATGCCTACACCGCCTCCGCTGAGGACGACGTGCGGGTCGAGCAGATCTTCAAGGACGCCGGCGTGGAGGTCGTCACCATGACGGACGAGGACTTCCAGGCCTGGCTCCCCCTGGCCAAGGAGCAGTGGGACGCCTACGCCGCGGACGTCGACGGAGGCCAGGAGCTGCTCGACCTCGCGATGAAGCTCCGCGAAGGCCGATGAGTTCCGCCCCTTACGCCGCACCGAAGGCGGAGCACCGGCCACCAGCCATCGTGCGCTGGGTCGGCTGGCTGTGTGAGGCGTCTGGCTGGCTGTCGGCGATCGCGCTGGTGGCAGCCACGCTGATCACCACGCACGCCGTCGTCACCCGGTATTTCTTCAAGCAGCCGACCGTGTGGCAGACGGAGTCCACGATCTATCTGCTGATGCTGGTCACCTTCATCGGTGCTGCCTACGGACTGAAGCACCACGCGCACGTGGGCGTGGACCTGCTGATCAACGCTGCGCCACAACGGCCTCAGCTGATCGGGCGGATCGTCAACGCCTTCCTGTGCCTGGGCGTGGTGCTGGTCGTCATGATCACCTCGTTCCGCAACTGGCAGGAGGCCTATCTGTTTGACTTCCGCTCCCCGACCGCCTTCCGGTTCCCGCTGTGGATCTCCTACGCGATCCTCCCGCTCGGGATGCTGTTCGTCGCGCTCCAACTGGTCGCGATGATCATCGAGGGCGTCATGGGCCTGACCGGCAAGATCCCGATCTCTCAGGTCTCGATGATGCAGGGGACCAGCGAGCTGGCTCAGGTCCAGGCCGACCTCGAGCTGGAGGCAAGCCTGCACGAGGACGAGGCCGGACCACCGGATGACGAGTCGACCAGACGGCCGCGCTCGGGAGAGGAGGACGCATGAGTTCCCTCACCCAGGGCGGGATCATCGGCCTGATGGCGATGGTCCTGTTCCTCACCGGCATGCCGATCGCCTTCGCGCTGGCCATCACCGGGCTCATCTCCATCCTGATCTTCCTGGGACCGGAGCAGCTCGAGCTGTTCGGCAAGATGACCTATGACTCAGTCAACAACTTTGGCCTGTTGGCCATCCCGTTGTTTGTGCTGATGGGCAACCTGTTTGGTGGGTCCAAGGCCAGCACCCAGCTGTTCGAGGCCGGCGAGGCGTGGCTGTCCCGGATCCGCGGCGGGTTGGCGATGAGCTCGGTCGCTGCCTCCACGCTCTTCGCCGCACTGACCGGCTCTAGCGCGGCCACCGCGGCCGCGATCGGCCGGGTGGCCGTGCCCGAGATGGAAAAGCGAGGCTACTCCGACCGGATCGCCACCGGTGCCGTCGCCGCGGGCGGGACCCTCGGCATACTCATCCCGCCGAGCGTGACGCTGATCCTCTATGGCATCGCCGCCGAGCAGTCCATCGGCCAACTGTTTGCCGGCGGCATCCTTCCGGGCGTGATCATCGCGCTGATGTTCTGCATCTGGATCTACATCGCCCAGACGATGGAGGACCGGTCGACCAACAAACACCTCGCGAGCCTGGCCGAGGCACGCAAGGCCCGCCAGGAACGGACCTATAGCTGGGCCTTCCGGTTCATGAGTCTGGGCAAGACGCTGCCCTTCGCGGCGTTGATCGTCCTGGTGCTCGTGGTGCTCTATCGCGGCATCGCGACACCCAGCGAGGCAGCCGCGATCGGTGCCCTGCTCGTGTGGGTCCTGGTCACGGTCATCTATCGGGACCTGACCGGCAAGCAACTGATGAAGGTGCTGTTGGAGTCGACGAACCAGAGCACCATGATCCTGATGATCACGGCGTTCTCCGCAGTGATCGCCACCATCCTGAGCTATCTGCGGGTCCCGCAGGATCTGGCAGCGGCCGTCAGTGAAGCAGACCTGAACAAGTGGGTCGTGCTGCTGCTGATCAACCTGGTGCTGCTGGTGATGGGCTGCTTCCTGCCACCGGTGTCCATCATCGTGATGACCACACCGATCCTGCTGCCGATGATCCTGGCGCAGGGCTTTGACCCGATCTGGTTCGGAGTGGTGATGACGATCAACATGGAGATGGGGCTGATCACGCCTCCGGTGGGGCTGAACCTCTATGTCCTGAAGGGAATCGCACCTCACATTCCCCTCAAGGAGATCCTGTTGGGGTCGCTGCCCTACATCTTCGTGCTGACGATCGCGATCATCTTGTTCTCGGTGTTCCCGGAGATCGTCATGGTCCTGCCCAACATGCTGTATTAGCGGCCCTGACGCAGAACCCACCTGGTCCCTGGCCGATGACTTGTCGGCCAGGGACCAGTCTGTCTGGGCATGCGGACACTCGTCATCACCCAGAACGTCACCGCCGACGGAGCGATCGAGATGCTCGGCGACTGGTTCGACCCTCAGGACCAGACGCCCGACCAGCTCGAGGCCCTGCGCCAGTTCAGCGCGCAGGAGGACGCCCTGCTTCTCGGACGACGCACCTTCGAGGACTTCCGCGGCTTCTGGCCCGAGCAGCAGGACGACAAGACCGGGATCACGGCGATCCTCAACCAGGTGCCGAAGTTTGTCGTGTCCTCCACGCTCGGCGATCCCGGCTGGCGGAACTCGACCGTCCTCGGTGGTGGGGACTGGCTCGAGCAGGTCCGTGCCCTCAAGGCCGCGGACGGCCAGGAGATCGGGGTCACCGGGAGCATCACGTTGTGCCACGCCCTGATCGAGGCAGGGCTCGTCGACGAGTTCCGGCTGTTCGTCTATCCCGTCGTGCAGGGACGCGGACGGCGCCTCTTCCCCGACGGCCACGAGGTGCCTCAACTCGAGCTCCTGGAGGTCCGTGCGTTCTCCAACGGCGTCGCGCTGGTGCGCTACGCCACGAAGCCGAACACCGAGACCAGCCCCTGATTTTTTTACTCACGGTGACGTATTGCGTTGTCCTGCAACCGTTAAAGCAACAGTTGCCTGAACGTTTTACTACCTAGGGATCCTTTGCCTTCCCTAGGGGCGCCACGCCCCGGCGCACCCCTGCCACGGGGACACATTTTTCGTCTGGTAAGAATTAATCACCTCACGCAACGTTGCGTTGGTGCGGTGCAGGTCACGGGGGCAGCCTCGGGTGGGTGCACACGTGTGCCCTGTGCCGGTGAAATCGAACAGGGAGAAAATAGATATGCGTGTTCCCAAGCACCTGAACGGCTGGAAGGGCGCCACTCTTGCCGTCACAGCAAGCGCCGCTCTCGTCGTCCCGATGCTCGCCACTGCTGCTGACAGTGACGAAACAATCAATGCCGCCAGCCCAGAGTGGCAGATCATTCCTCGCAACACCGTTGGCAGCCCCTCACTGAACTTCGCCAGCGGCCCCGTTGGTGACAGCGAGGCGCAGCACGCTGGCACCGGCAGCCTGCACATCGCGGTGGACGGCCCGCGCGATGGCGGCGGCTCCACCTCCGCCGAGAAGATGGCCTACGCCATGCCCCTGAATGCGGAGTCGCCCCTCTGGGGCAAGAAGGTGTCCGAGCTCGGAGAGCTCAGCTACTGGGTCTACGACGGCACGGAGGCTCTCGACGGGGCTGCCGCTCTCCCGGGCCTGTCGATCGAGGTGGCTCGCGACGGCATCGCCAACGGTGGCTATGCCTCGTTCGTCTTCCGGCCCGGCAGCTCAGTCCCGGAGGACGGAGAGCAGAACCTCAAGACCTGGGAGCAGTACGACGCCAAGAAGGGCAACTGGCTCAGCACCGGGGGCACCGAATGCCGTCAGGGCTGCACCTGGGACCAACTGACGACGGCCTACCCGAACGCTGCAGTGTGGTATTCCGCCGGCATCTCCAAGGGCCGCGACACCGCGTTCACCGGTGCCGTGGACCTGGTGACCATCGACGGTGTGACCTATGACTTCGAGCCCGGCGGAGGCGTGGGCCCGAAGGGCGAGAAGGGCGACACCGGTCCGCAGGGCGAGCCAGGAGCTCCCGGCGCTCCAGGCGAGGACGGCGTCAAGGGCGACGTTGGCCCGCAGGGCGAGCCTGGCAAGGACGGCGCCCCCGGCGACAAGGGCGACGCTGGTCCGCAGGGTGAGCCCGGCAAGGATGGCGACCCCGGCGACAAGGGTGACAAGGGCGCCAAGGGCGACAAGGGCGAGAAGGGTGACGCTGGTCCCGCAGGCGCCAAGGGTGCAGACGGCAAGGACGGCGCTACCGGGCCGCAGGGCGAGACTGGTCTCACCGGCCCCAAGGGCGACAAGGGTGACGCTGGTCCCGCAGGCGCCAAGGGTGCAGACGGCAAGGACGGCGAGACTGGCCCGAAGGGCGAGACTGGACCCGCTGGCGCAAAGGGCGAGACCGGTCCCGCTGGCGCAAAGGGCGAGACCGGCGCGGTTGGTCCGGCTGGCCCCCAGGGTCCGGCCGGCAACGACGCCAGCCTGATGCCGCCCGTCGAGGGCCCAGACCGGCTCGACGGTGCGAACCGCTACGAGACCTCGGTGGCGATCGCCCAGTTCCGGTTCCCGGAGGGCAGCCCGGTGGTCTACCTGGCGCGTAGCAACGACTTCGCGGACTCGCTCGCGGCCAACAGCCTGCTGGGGCCGATCGTGCTCGTCAAGAGCTGCGACCTGCCCATCGCCGTCAAGGACTACCTCGAGGACACCGAGCCGCAGCGCGTCACCGCACTGGGTGGCGTCGAGGCGATCTGCGACGACGTCCTCAACGATGCGAAGGACGCTGCCGGCATCAGCTAACCCGGCACCTTCGCTTCACCCTTCGGCCCGTCGCGTTCCTACGCGGCGGGCCGAAGGCCTGCACCCTAGAACTCGTGGGCCCGTCCGGGCTCGGTCCGCTCCACCTCACCGGGCCAGTTGCTGGCAGACCTCCAGAACTCGGTTGCTGAACTCGGGGCACTGTGCGCCCGCAGGCGGCGGCAGGGACAGAGCGACCGTGCGCGTCACAGACCGAGTTCATTCTCCAACGCGATGAGCTCCTGCAGCGCCTGCTGCTTCTGCTCAAGGCGAGCCCGACGAACCGCAAGAACATCATCTCGGTCGAGACGGGTATGCGTGCCCACCTTGGTGTGCGACAGTTCCCCGTCAGCAACCATCTTCAGGACCGTTGTGCGGCTCACCCCGATCAGTTCTGCAGCCACAGTTGTCGTCAACTGTCCCGGGATTGAGCCGATCACCACCTGACCGCCGTCAGCGAGGATCGCCATCGCCCGCTCGAGCAGGTCGGCGAGCTGTCCGGGCAGGCGGATCTCACCGCGCACGTCGGCCCCCTGGCGGTGCTCCTCGATCCAAGCCTTAAACTCCCCCGCCTGGCGAGAAGTCTGCTGGGTGGCGAACAGAGTCTCCTTCGATATTGCTGTTGCCATGACGCACCTCACGCACTCTCGCCCGACTTCGGATGTCCTCTACGACCGAGGACTACCCGTGCAACTATGACCGCAACAACCGTCACTTGCAAGTGACGGTTGTGAGACCTACCAGTGAGCGACCCGTACTTATAACTCGTAGGTGCGCCCCGGCTCGGCAAGCTCCACCTCACCGGGCCAGACCTGCTCAGCCTGCTCTCGGCATACGGCCGGGTCGTTCCAGGGCGGCAGGTGCGTGAGCATCAACCGCTGCACCCCGCCGGCGGCGACGGCAGCCTCGGCGGCGCGGCGCCCGGACAGGTGGATCCCCTCGGCCCGGTCCCGCCCGTCGACGAAACCGCTGTCCGCCAGCACCAGGTCGACGTCGGCCATCAGCGGCAGCAGGGCCGGGCAGGCGTCGGTGTCACCTGTGTAGGCGATGGTGACGGTGCCAACCGAGACGCGATAGCCAAAGGCCTCGACGGGATGGTTGACGGTGATGGGCACGACCCGAAACGGGCCGATCACGAAGTCACGGCGGTCCTGCACCGTCACGAAACGGAAGACGTCGGAGACATCTGTGGCGCCCTGCACCCCGTGTGCTCGGGCGATCCGGTCGGCGGTGCCCGCGGGGCCGTGCACAGGCAACTTTCCCGTGACACGCCCCTGCGGGTGGTGCCGGCGCATCACGTGCAGCCCGGTCAGGTCCAGGCAGTGGTCCGGGTGCAGATGCGAGAGCACGACCGCATCGAGAGCGAGTGGATCCGTGTGCCGTTGCAGGGCCCCGAGAGCACCGCTGCCCAGGTCGAGGACCAGGCTCCAGGTGCGTCCCTTGTGCTCGGCCTGCAGGAGATAGCACGAGGCGGGGCTGTCCGGCCCGGCAACGGAGCCGGAGCAGCCGACGACGGTCAGGCGCAGACTCATGCGCTGCTCACCTCCTCCGCGCGACCCACGAAGGCCCGGCCGACCTGCTCGACCTCAGGGCCGAGGAACCGGCGTGCCAGGGGCGTGAAGCCGGACGGGTCGCCGGTGGTCAGGAAAGCATGCTCGGCCTCGCCCTGACTCTCGGGCCGTAGCGTGTCGGAGTCGGTGAGCGTGCGGAACAGCTCTGCCGCAGTCGCCTCTGCCGACGAGACCAGCGTGACGCCGTCGCCCAGGACATATTGCAGGACCGACCACAGCAGCGGATAGTGCGTGCACCCCAGGATCAGGGTGTCGATCTCGGCCTCGATCAGGGGAGCGAGATATTCGCGCGCGGTCGCCAGCACCTCCGGGCCGCTGGTGACTCCCGCCTCGACGAACTCCACGAACCGCGGGCACGGCTGGCTGATGACCTGCACGTTGGGCGGGGCTGCGGCGAAGGCGTCCAGATAGGCCCGGCTCTGGTGCGTGGCCTGCGTGGAGATCACGCCGACGCGTCCGGTGTGCGTGGCTGCCATCGAGCGCCGCACGGCGGGCCGGATCACCTCGATCACCGGCACGTCATAACGCTCGCGCGCATCGGCGAGCATGGCCGCCGAGGCGGAGTTGCAGGCGATGACCAGAGCCTTCACGCCGTGGTCGACGAGCCGGTCCAGACACTCGAGGGCAAACTCACGCACCTCGGCGATCGGCCGAGGGCCATAGGGCGCTCGAGCGGTGTCGCCGAGATAGAGCACCGACTCGTGCGGCATCTGGTCCATGACCGCCCGGGCCACGGTGAGTCCACCGAAACCCGAGTCAAAGACGCCGACCGGAGAATCCTGCACCGGCAAAGACTATGCCTCCGCGCGGACGAAGGGGTTGCTCATCGACCCGATGCGCTCGACCTCGACCTCGACGCGCTGCCCGGGCTCGACCAGCCCGACGCCGGCCGGGGTGCCCGTCAGCAGCACGTCACCGGGCAGCAGGGTGAACGCTGCCGACGCGACCTCGATGAGGCTGCCGATGCCGTGCACCATGTCCGCGGTCGTGCCATCCTGGCGCACCTCGCCATCCACGCGGCTGATCACGCGCAGGTCGGAGGTGTCCAGCTCGGTCTCGATCCACGGGCCGAGCGGGCAGAAGGTGTCGATGCCCTTGGCGCGCGACCACTGGCTGTCCGACTGCTGCAGATCGCGGGCGGTCACATCGTTGGCCACGGTGTAGCCGAAGATCACGCTGGCCGCGTCTGCGGCCTTGACGTCCTTGCACAGCCGCCCGATCACCACGGCCAGCTCCGCCTCGTAGCTGACCTCCTGGGTGATCGGCGGGATGATCACCGGATCCCCCGGGCCGACGACCGAGGTGTTGGGCTTGAAGAACATCCCGGGCACCTCGGAGACGGAGCCGCCCATCTCCTTGGCGTGATCGACGTAGTTCCGCTGCACCGCAACGATCTTCGACCGCGGGATCACCGGCGCGAGCAGGCGCACATCCTCGATGTCGTACTTCTCGCCGGTGAGCTCGATCTTGGTGTAGAGCGGGTCGCCGGTGATCGAGACGATCCGCTTGCCCTCCCCATCAACCAGGCCGAACTCGGGGTCTTCTCCTGTGGTGAACCTGCAGATGCGCATGCGGACAAGGGTATGCCGAGTGCCGGCTCTCCCGGCACCGGCACGATCGCGCCGGTTGACTTCGAAACCCCGACGTTGCGAGGCGGCCGTCTGCCCCACCGGCACGATCGTGCCGATTCCGCTGGATAGGCAGGATCATTCGTGCCAAACTGGGTCGACCGGCACGTTCGTGCCGGTCGACGATCAGAGGAGGCCCCGTGGAGCACTGGCTCAGCACTGTGGTGGCACAGCGGCGCGCTCTCGGCCTGCGACAGGCGGACCTGGCGGCCCTGGCTGGCGTCTCCGAACGTTTCGTTCGCGAGCTCGAGTCCGGCAAGACCAGTGTCCGGCTCGACAAGTTGGAACCTGTCCTGGAAGCTCTCGGGCTGCGCCTGGTCGTCGCGCCTCGGGAGACGCCGTGACTATGGCCAAGGACGGGCGCACCGACCCGCGGGATGTCCGGGTGGCCCATGTGTTGAAGGACGGCGTGCCAGCGGCCACGCTCGAGCGGGTGGACGGTGGGGTCGCCTTCGCCTACACGGCTGACTATCTTGCTGCCGGGTCGCGGTCGGTGGCCACCACGCTTCCTCTCACTGACGAGCCGGTGCGCACCGTCGCAGGCGCCGTGCCAGCCTTCTTCGCCAACCTCCTGCCGGAGGGGCGACGGCTGAGCGCCCTGCGCAGGTCGATCAAGGCCAGCGCGGACGACGAGTTGTCACTGTTGCTGGCTGTCGGCTCAGACCCGGTGGGCGATGTCCAGGTCGTTGCTGACCCGGACGCCATGGGGGTTGAGGGCGCGGAGGTTGAGGGCGTGGAACCCACCAGCGCCACGGGAGACTTTGCGGACCTCGACTTCGACGACCTCCTCGCCGCTCATGGCATCGGTGACCCGTCGGCACTGGCAGGGGTGCAGGACAAGGTGTCCGGCCGGATGCTGACGGTCCCGCTCGCCCATGAGGGCAGGGCGCACCTGCTGAAGTTCGAGGTGCCCGAGTTCCCGCTCGTCGTGACCAACGAGGACCACTTCCTCCGCGCCGCACGCCACCTGCGGCACCCGGTCGTGAGCGCAGAGGTGGTCCACGACCGGCACGGCCGGGCGGGCCTGCTGGTCACCCGCTTCGACCGGGTCCTTCAGGACGGACAGTTGCGCCGCCTGGCGGTGGAGGACGGCGCCCAGGTCCTCGGTGTGCACCCTGCGGACAAATACTCGGTCTCCATGGAGCAGCTGGCCATCGGCCTGGCCGCGGTGTGCCGCTCACGTCCGCTCG contains the following coding sequences:
- a CDS encoding TRAP transporter small permease, giving the protein MSSAPYAAPKAEHRPPAIVRWVGWLCEASGWLSAIALVAATLITTHAVVTRYFFKQPTVWQTESTIYLLMLVTFIGAAYGLKHHAHVGVDLLINAAPQRPQLIGRIVNAFLCLGVVLVVMITSFRNWQEAYLFDFRSPTAFRFPLWISYAILPLGMLFVALQLVAMIIEGVMGLTGKIPISQVSMMQGTSELAQVQADLELEASLHEDEAGPPDDESTRRPRSGEEDA
- a CDS encoding type II toxin-antitoxin system Y4mF family antitoxin → MEHWLSTVVAQRRALGLRQADLAALAGVSERFVRELESGKTSVRLDKLEPVLEALGLRLVVAPRETP
- a CDS encoding excisionase family DNA-binding protein, which produces MATAISKETLFATQQTSRQAGEFKAWIEEHRQGADVRGEIRLPGQLADLLERAMAILADGGQVVIGSIPGQLTTTVAAELIGVSRTTVLKMVADGELSHTKVGTHTRLDRDDVLAVRRARLEQKQQALQELIALENELGL
- a CDS encoding dihydrofolate reductase family protein produces the protein MRTLVITQNVTADGAIEMLGDWFDPQDQTPDQLEALRQFSAQEDALLLGRRTFEDFRGFWPEQQDDKTGITAILNQVPKFVVSSTLGDPGWRNSTVLGGGDWLEQVRALKAADGQEIGVTGSITLCHALIEAGLVDEFRLFVYPVVQGRGRRLFPDGHEVPQLELLEVRAFSNGVALVRYATKPNTETSP
- a CDS encoding MBL fold metallo-hydrolase encodes the protein MSLRLTVVGCSGSVAGPDSPASCYLLQAEHKGRTWSLVLDLGSGALGALQRHTDPLALDAVVLSHLHPDHCLDLTGLHVMRRHHPQGRVTGKLPVHGPAGTADRIARAHGVQGATDVSDVFRFVTVQDRRDFVIGPFRVVPITVNHPVEAFGYRVSVGTVTIAYTGDTDACPALLPLMADVDLVLADSGFVDGRDRAEGIHLSGRRAAEAAVAAGGVQRLMLTHLPPWNDPAVCREQAEQVWPGEVELAEPGRTYEL
- the dctP gene encoding TRAP transporter substrate-binding protein DctP, which gives rise to MITTRSRALTAALALATMIGISACAPGSGDDTDNGGDGGGGADTGNSSADAGAAAEECTDVEMRLSHQWPEPTGDDGDFRAMVAQKFAEEVEAATDGSVKVTVYPNSTLSSATEQYDAMMAGSIDASVFPLDYASGRVPQWSITLMPAMVQSHEEAQAWDQAEIGQAVRDNMHENGLTLLTNVWNAGAIGVKGDPVLVPEDIPGGMTMRAAGSYVEHMLEAAGAGITSLPSSEIYTAMQTGVLDAAVTSTGSFASYHLQEQVTSYTSPTTHTFWFMYEPLVMTNEAFGKLCADQQAAVTEVGEGLQEYAYTASAEDDVRVEQIFKDAGVEVVTMTDEDFQAWLPLAKEQWDAYAADVDGGQELLDLAMKLREGR
- a CDS encoding fumarylacetoacetate hydrolase family protein, whose translation is MRICRFTTGEDPEFGLVDGEGKRIVSITGDPLYTKIELTGEKYDIEDVRLLAPVIPRSKIVAVQRNYVDHAKEMGGSVSEVPGMFFKPNTSVVGPGDPVIIPPITQEVSYEAELAVVIGRLCKDVKAADAASVIFGYTVANDVTARDLQQSDSQWSRAKGIDTFCPLGPWIETELDTSDLRVISRVDGEVRQDGTTADMVHGIGSLIEVASAAFTLLPGDVLLTGTPAGVGLVEPGQRVEVEVERIGSMSNPFVRAEA
- a CDS encoding cell wall-binding repeat-containing protein; the protein is MRVPKHLNGWKGATLAVTASAALVVPMLATAADSDETINAASPEWQIIPRNTVGSPSLNFASGPVGDSEAQHAGTGSLHIAVDGPRDGGGSTSAEKMAYAMPLNAESPLWGKKVSELGELSYWVYDGTEALDGAAALPGLSIEVARDGIANGGYASFVFRPGSSVPEDGEQNLKTWEQYDAKKGNWLSTGGTECRQGCTWDQLTTAYPNAAVWYSAGISKGRDTAFTGAVDLVTIDGVTYDFEPGGGVGPKGEKGDTGPQGEPGAPGAPGEDGVKGDVGPQGEPGKDGAPGDKGDAGPQGEPGKDGDPGDKGDKGAKGDKGEKGDAGPAGAKGADGKDGATGPQGETGLTGPKGDKGDAGPAGAKGADGKDGETGPKGETGPAGAKGETGPAGAKGETGAVGPAGPQGPAGNDASLMPPVEGPDRLDGANRYETSVAIAQFRFPEGSPVVYLARSNDFADSLAANSLLGPIVLVKSCDLPIAVKDYLEDTEPQRVTALGGVEAICDDVLNDAKDAAGIS
- the murI gene encoding glutamate racemase; translation: MQDSPVGVFDSGFGGLTVARAVMDQMPHESVLYLGDTARAPYGPRPIAEVREFALECLDRLVDHGVKALVIACNSASAAMLADARERYDVPVIEVIRPAVRRSMAATHTGRVGVISTQATHQSRAYLDAFAAAPPNVQVISQPCPRFVEFVEAGVTSGPEVLATAREYLAPLIEAEIDTLILGCTHYPLLWSVLQYVLGDGVTLVSSAEATAAELFRTLTDSDTLRPESQGEAEHAFLTTGDPSGFTPLARRFLGPEVEQVGRAFVGRAEEVSSA
- a CDS encoding TRAP transporter large permease translates to MSSLTQGGIIGLMAMVLFLTGMPIAFALAITGLISILIFLGPEQLELFGKMTYDSVNNFGLLAIPLFVLMGNLFGGSKASTQLFEAGEAWLSRIRGGLAMSSVAASTLFAALTGSSAATAAAIGRVAVPEMEKRGYSDRIATGAVAAGGTLGILIPPSVTLILYGIAAEQSIGQLFAGGILPGVIIALMFCIWIYIAQTMEDRSTNKHLASLAEARKARQERTYSWAFRFMSLGKTLPFAALIVLVLVVLYRGIATPSEAAAIGALLVWVLVTVIYRDLTGKQLMKVLLESTNQSTMILMITAFSAVIATILSYLRVPQDLAAAVSEADLNKWVVLLLINLVLLVMGCFLPPVSIIVMTTPILLPMILAQGFDPIWFGVVMTINMEMGLITPPVGLNLYVLKGIAPHIPLKEILLGSLPYIFVLTIAIILFSVFPEIVMVLPNMLY
- a CDS encoding acetyl-CoA carboxylase carboxyltransferase subunit alpha/beta, translating into MPRLPALEVLATVLDQDSFISWDQPVEQPNATAEYAAQLARARERTSLDEAVVTGEGRLAGRRVAAVASEFGFLAGSIGSAAGERLTQAFERATLEGLPMLASPSSGGTRMQEGTSAFIQMVKIGQAVAAHRRAGLPYLVYLRDPTTGGVLASWGSLGHLTVAEPGALIGFLGPRVREVILGTPFPEGVQTAENLTRRGVIDGVVPLEGLRETAIGALEVLTSAQEPPGEHVADTVVTDRPAWSSVEATRRSDRPGLRELLQHGATRFIALRGTGSGESDLTVILGLARLAGVSCVLVGQDRRAQQDDYLGPAALRVAQRGFALAEELDLPLVTVIDTPGADLSTEAEHGGMAGEIARCLAKLATVEVPVVSVILGEGTGGGALALMPADRTVCAENGWIAPLPPEGASAIVHRDSSQAAQMAEAHHIRAVDLLALGAVDEIVPERPDAADEPEAFCQRILVATASHLGELLSQTHEARMAARHNRYRRMR